The DNA window GCGATGGAAACGCTCCGGCAAGGCGTCGCCAGCGATCTGGCTGATGGGTCCCGGCGACAGATCGAAGAGGACCGCCCGATGCGCCGGCAGATCGGCCATGGCGGAGATCGTCCGGCCGACGACGATCTCGCCGCCCAGCTCCACCAGGCGCCGGGCCATCGCATTGGCGATTTGCTGGGAGCCGCCGCGAGCCACCGGCCAGCCCCCAAGGTGGGCCGTGATCAGCAGCATCAACCCCACCGCCCCGGTAAAAGACGTTTCCAGCGGCAGGATCGAGTGCGCCGCCATGCCGGCGAACAGCCCCTGGGCGGCGTCGGTTTGGAACCATCGGCTGGCCAGCCTTACTGCCGACTGCATGCCATGCAGCCCAAACCGGGTTAACAAGAACGGATGCCGCGGCAGGCGGAACGGGCCCAGCGTCTGCTGCAGGATCTTCTCACCGCCGGCGACCAGCGGGCCCATCAGTCGGCGCCAGGCAGCGCCATCAACCCCCAGCTGGGCACACGTTTCGTCCAGCGACTTGAGCGCCAGCGCGGCGCCGTCGTCGAGCACATGGGCCGCCGCCGTCGGCGGATAAACCCACTCCAGCCCGTAATCCTGAAGCGGCGTGTTACGAAAGAACGGGCTCGTCACGCCGAGCGCATGCACGGCGGAGCAGACGTCGTGCGTGAAGCCCGGCAGCGTGCGTTCGTCGCTCCGCATGCCGCCGCCGATGCAATCGGCTCCTTCGATCACGCACACGCTCCGGCCCGCCTCGGCCAGGGTGATGGCGGCGGCCAGACCATTCGGACCCGAGCCGACCACCACCGCATCGTACGCAGCGGCCGCCGGTTCGCGGCCCCAGACCAGCGGCGGGAAGTCTTCAAATTTGCTGGAACGAAGCGGCGGCGTCTTTCCCGCGTGACCCGAAGGAGGCAATGGCATGAAGGAACATCCTGTTGCAGGGGCTCACGAAAGGAATCTGAAAAAGAGACTTGCGTCGCCCTTCCCGAGAGAGGGATAATCGGCGCCAGACTTCTTTGCCCTCGCCATCGCTTGGGGCCGTCTCTCACCTGTTAGCGCGAAGGGAATGCGGAATGATCTTGCCGCCCGGTCGATTGTATGGAATTTTTCACCACTGCGTAGCTGTCTGCCTGGCAAGCGGCGTTCTCGCCTGTCTGTTCGCCTCGGCGACTCCGGCTGCTGCTGGTGAACCGTGGGTGCGCCGGGTCGTTGACGATACGTCCCGCGGAGCCGACGGCGTGCGGCTGGCCGATGTAAACGGCGACGGTCTGCCGGATATAGCGACCGGGTGGGAAGAAGGCGGCGTGGTCCGGGTGTACTTGCATCCGGGGAAGGATGCCGTCCGCCAACCCTGGCCGGCCGTCACCGTTGGCGAGGTGAAAAGCCCCGAAGACGCCGTGCTGGCGGATCTCGACGGCGACGGCGCGTTCGATGTCGTCAGCTGTTGCGAAGGGAAAGAGCAGGCCGTTTTCCTGCACTGGGCCCCGTCCGAGCAAAAGCAGTATCTGGACGCCAGCGCCTGGACGACGGGACGGCTGCCATGCACGGAGGGGGTGCGCTGGATGTTCGCCTTGCCGCTGGATGTCGATGGTCAGCATGGCCTCGACGTGATCGTCGGCTCCAAGGGAGAGAACGCGACGATCAGCTGGCTTCGCGCCCCGGCCGACCCCCGCCGGCTGGAAGACTGGCGTCTGGAGCCGTTGTGCAAGGCCGGGTGGATCATGTCGCTCAAGTCGCTGGACTTCGACGGCGACGGCGATCTCGATGTGCTCTTCTCGGATCGCAAAGGGAAGACCCCCGGCATTTACTGGCTGGAGAACCCAGGCGCCCGGGCGGCGGCTGCCGGAACCGCGTGGGAACGTCATTCGATCGATGTGGGCGATCGGCAGGTGATGTTCCTGGCCGTCGCTCCCTCCCCGCCGACCGGCGACGAACTGGCCAACTCGGCGTCGGGCAAACCGACGTTTGATCTGGTGTGCGCGGTCAGCGGCGGACCGATCCGCTGGCTGCAGTCCGGCGCTGATCCGCGCCAACCCTGGCGGTTGAAAGAGATTGAAATGCCGGCCGGTTACGGCACCGGGAAAGGCGTCGCCCTGGGCGACATGAACGGGGACGGGTTTACCGATCTGGTGTTCAGCTGCGAGAACGCCACCGGGACCAAATCAGGCGTCGCCTGGCTGCAGCTCGATCCGGCCGAAGAGCATGGCTGGAAAGAGCACCCCGTTAGCGGCCCCGAAGGCATCAAGTTTGATCGCCTGGAACTGCTCGACCTGGACGGCGACGGCGACCTGGATATCCTCACTTGCGAAGAACGGAACCAGCTCGGCGTGATCTGGTACGAGAATCCCCTGCACTAGCGGAGAGCAAGACGGTGTTCCGTATCTCACGCATGGGTCGCATTCCTGTCGCAAGCGAGTAAGGTAACAGGGTGCGACTTGTCGCCATTTCCCACATGACTTTCCGCCAAGGAGCTGTTCGCATGCGGCAACGATATTTTTCCTGGACCCGGCTCGTCTTGCTGGTGGCTGTAGTCCTGCCTGGCGCCTGTCTGGCGCTGCCGACGCAGGCGGCGGAGCCAGCACGACGCCCCAATGTGGTTGTGTTTTTGACCGACGATCAGGGCTGGGGCGACTTGGGCCTGAACGGCAATCGCGATCTGCAGACGCCGAACATTGATTCGCTGGCTCGCGACGGGGCCATGTTTGAGCGGTTCTTTGTCTGTCCTGTTTGTTCGCCGACTCGGGCCGAATTCTTGACCGGCCGGTATCATCCCCGCGGCGGCGTTTACAGCACGTCGTCGGGCGGAGAGCGTCTGGACGCGCAGGCCGAAACGCTGGCCGAACGGTTCCAGCAGGCGGGCTACGCGACGGCCGCTTTCGGCAAATGGCATAACGGCATGCAGCATCCGTATCATCCCAATGCCCGGGGCTTTGATACGTATTACGGCTTTTGCTCCGGCCACTGGGGCAACTACTATTCGCCTTTGCTGGAAGAGAACGGCCGCCTGGTCAAAGGGGACGGCTTTCTGATCGACGACTTCACCGACCATGCGATTCAGTTTATCGAAGAGCATCGGGACCAGCCGTTTCTGGTGTACCTGCCGTACAACACGCCGCACGCGCCGATGCAGGTTCCCGACAAATTCTGGAACCGCTTCGCCGACCGCCAGCTGACCATGCTGCACCATGAACCGGAAAAGCAGGATGTGCCGCACACCCGGGCGGCGCTCGCCATGTGTGAGAATATTGACTGGAACGTCGGCCGCGTGCTGGCGAAGCTGGAGGAACTCAAGCTCGCCGACAACACGATAGTGGTCTATTTCCACGACAACGGCCCCAACGGCTGGCGTTTCAACGATGGCATGAAGGGCCGTAAAGGGGCGACCGACGAAGGCGGCGTGCGTTCGCCGCTGCTGGTGCGCTGGCCTGGCCGGATCGCCTCCGGAACAAAGATCGCGCCGATCGCCTCTGTGACGGACTTGCTGCCGACGTTGACCGATTTGACGGGCATCCCCGGCAAGCCGGCCCAGCCGCTGGACGGCGTGAGCCTGAAGCCGCTGCTGCTGGCCGCGCCCGACCAGGCCGCCTCGACGGCGGCGGCGTGGCCCGATCGCAAGATCTTCTCGCATTGGTCCGGCCGAGTCAGCGTGCGCACGCAACGCTTCCGCCTGGACCACAAAGGGCTGCTGTACGACATGCAAGCCGATCCGGGCCAGCAGCACGACGTCACCGCGACCTGGCCCGCCGAACAAGCGGCCCTGGCCAAAGCGGCGGCCGCCTGGAAGGAAGAACTGCTAACCGGCCTGGGCGAACAGGACTGGCCGTTCCCGATTGGTTACGGCGGGGCGAAATACACGCAGCTGCCAGCCCGCGACGCCGAGACAACCGGCGGCATCGAACGTTCCAACCGCCACCCCAACTGTACTTATTTTCTGAACTGGACGAGCGTCGACGACCGCATCACCTGGGATGTCGAAGCGACTCCCGGCCGTTACGCGGTCGAAGTGCTCTACGCCTGCCCGGCCGCCGATGTGGGCTCCGTCATCGAGCTTCGGCTGGGCGACCAGGCCGTGCAAACCCAGATCACCGAGGCGCACGATCCGCCGCTACACGGCGAAGAGAACGACCGGGTGCCGCGGCCTGAATCTTATGTGAAGGATTTCAAGCCGCTGTCGCTGGGAGTACTTGAACTTTCTTCCGGCCGTGGGCAGTTGACGTTGCGCGCCTTGAAGATCCCCGGTCGCCAGGCGATGGAGATGCGGCTGCTGATGCTCACCCGATTGCTCGACGACCAGCCGTAATACGCTTGCGGGACGTGGCCCCCCAGTCATCAGCCGCAGGGCGATAATCCGCGGTTTCCCCTTCTGGACGGAGTCGGAAACGCGGCATCCCCATGATCGCTGCCAGGTCATTTTCACCCCTCTTCCTCCTTCTCTGCGCCTTCGCGCCTTGGCGTGAGGTCTTCCGTTACGCGATGGAGATTTTTCACGGGTTCCTTTTATCTTCCAGCCGTTCCAGGACGGATTGGCGGTTCGGTCACGAAGAGGATCTCACGCCAAGGCGCGAAGGCGCAAAGGACTGGTCGCCAGCGGATCGTTCTTGAGGAACTCAGTCAGGCTGCCACTTTCGGCATACTTCACGGCGTGATTTTCAAGCAGGAACGCTTTCCTGAACGTCCGCGGGGTGATGCAAAAACCGCGGTTGTTTTTCCCTCGTTCCTTGCGAGAGGACCGGCTTCTGTCACTTGGAAATCTGACGCATACCCTGGCTCGGACGAGGGCGCCTGTTCTCTCGAACTTTTCTCAAACTGGCCCTCTTCTGGGCGTTTTCTTGCGGCCCCTTTCTACGGGGCCGTCATGTTATGGCGGCCCGTTGGCTGGGGCGTCCTTTCCGGGCCTGGGTATTCGACTTAGGGCAAATTTGAAAATTCGGCCGTGCGGGGATTTTGCATGCTATGTTTCCATAGCGACTTTTCTCATTTTCTATGCGGTGCTGCGGCAGTTGTACGAGGATTTTCAGGAATGCAAACGCAGGTAATGAAGCAGAACGCTTCCGACGCACCCTGGCTGGAGTATTTTCCTTCTACTGGCAGCACCCTGGAAAGAGTGCTGCTGGTCGACCTGCCTTTGATTATTGGCCGGAGTGAAACGGCTGATTTTACGGTCGATTCGACCCGTGTCTCGCGCGAGCACGTCATGATCGAAAGGCGCGGCAGTCGGTTGATCGTGCGGGACCTGGGCAGCACCAACGGCACCTTTCTCAACGGCGCCAAAATCGACGAAGCAGAGTTGTCGCCCGGCGACATGTTCAGTGTGGCCGATGTGGAGTTCACTTTTCAGCAGCCCCGTCCGGCTCGTCAAATGGCGACGCAGGTGATGGAGGAGTGCGAAGAAACGGCCCCGGAAATCCCCCGCGGCGAAGCCCTGCAGCAGCAGGTGCGTCGATTGCACGAAGAACTGATGAGCTGTGCCCCGCGGAATGCCTTCTGGTCGGTTGTCGACCTGCAGTCGGGGGACCTTGTGGGCTACGAAGCGGCCCGTCCCGGCGAAGTGCCAGCGGCCATTCGCGGCCCTGCGGTCGATCCCGCGTTGCTGGCGACCGAGTGTCGGCTGACTTCGCGCCTGCGACAACTCCGCCGCCTGATGGCGGTGGAAGAGGCGTTCTCTTTGCATCGCAGCCGTCGCGTATTCTTGCCGCTGGAAGCATCGGAGATTGGCGGCGATACGCTCAACGATTTTTTTGCCCGGTTGCGAGCGGAGGCCCCGCGTGATGATCGTCTGGCGGTGCTGATTCCTGACAGCGCGGTTTGCGATATCCCGTACTTTCGCGACTTCGTCCAGCGATTACGCGACCTTGGTTTGACTGTAGCGTACGATGACTTTGCAGGCGGGAAACAGCAGATGCTGCAGCACGCCCAGATTGCTCCCGACATTCTGAAACTCGCACGTACGCTGACACGCGACGCCCACCACGATCAACAGCGCCAGCAGCAGCTGACCGAGATTGTGACGGCCGCCAGCGACATGGGCAGTCAGGTGTTTGTGACGGGAGTGCGTTCCCCCGAAGAAGCAGAAGTCTGTCGCCAGGCCGGTTGCACGCTGGCCCAGGGACCGCTGTTCGGCGGCCCTATGGCGCTGGCG is part of the Lignipirellula cremea genome and encodes:
- a CDS encoding EAL domain-containing protein, with protein sequence MQTQVMKQNASDAPWLEYFPSTGSTLERVLLVDLPLIIGRSETADFTVDSTRVSREHVMIERRGSRLIVRDLGSTNGTFLNGAKIDEAELSPGDMFSVADVEFTFQQPRPARQMATQVMEECEETAPEIPRGEALQQQVRRLHEELMSCAPRNAFWSVVDLQSGDLVGYEAARPGEVPAAIRGPAVDPALLATECRLTSRLRQLRRLMAVEEAFSLHRSRRVFLPLEASEIGGDTLNDFFARLRAEAPRDDRLAVLIPDSAVCDIPYFRDFVQRLRDLGLTVAYDDFAGGKQQMLQHAQIAPDILKLARTLTRDAHHDQQRQQQLTEIVTAASDMGSQVFVTGVRSPEEAEVCRQAGCTLAQGPLFGGPMALADLPENIDFPPRP
- a CDS encoding phytoene desaturase family protein; the protein is MPLPPSGHAGKTPPLRSSKFEDFPPLVWGREPAAAAYDAVVVGSGPNGLAAAITLAEAGRSVCVIEGADCIGGGMRSDERTLPGFTHDVCSAVHALGVTSPFFRNTPLQDYGLEWVYPPTAAAHVLDDGAALALKSLDETCAQLGVDGAAWRRLMGPLVAGGEKILQQTLGPFRLPRHPFLLTRFGLHGMQSAVRLASRWFQTDAAQGLFAGMAAHSILPLETSFTGAVGLMLLITAHLGGWPVARGGSQQIANAMARRLVELGGEIVVGRTISAMADLPAHRAVLFDLSPGPISQIAGDALPERFHRSLRKFRHGPGLFKIDYALDGPIPWKSEACRQAGTVHLGGPLAEVAAAERAPWDGCPAERPFVLVAQQSQFDPTRAPAGKQTGWAYCHAPAGSDFDFTERIEAQIERFAPGFRDLILAKKTMGPPAYAAYNPNYIGGDITGGVMDIWQLFTRPTCRLNPYTTPNRNIYICSASTPPGGGVHGMCGYYAAQAALKRCW
- a CDS encoding FG-GAP repeat domain-containing protein codes for the protein MILPPGRLYGIFHHCVAVCLASGVLACLFASATPAAAGEPWVRRVVDDTSRGADGVRLADVNGDGLPDIATGWEEGGVVRVYLHPGKDAVRQPWPAVTVGEVKSPEDAVLADLDGDGAFDVVSCCEGKEQAVFLHWAPSEQKQYLDASAWTTGRLPCTEGVRWMFALPLDVDGQHGLDVIVGSKGENATISWLRAPADPRRLEDWRLEPLCKAGWIMSLKSLDFDGDGDLDVLFSDRKGKTPGIYWLENPGARAAAAGTAWERHSIDVGDRQVMFLAVAPSPPTGDELANSASGKPTFDLVCAVSGGPIRWLQSGADPRQPWRLKEIEMPAGYGTGKGVALGDMNGDGFTDLVFSCENATGTKSGVAWLQLDPAEEHGWKEHPVSGPEGIKFDRLELLDLDGDGDLDILTCEERNQLGVIWYENPLH
- a CDS encoding arylsulfatase — encoded protein: MRQRYFSWTRLVLLVAVVLPGACLALPTQAAEPARRPNVVVFLTDDQGWGDLGLNGNRDLQTPNIDSLARDGAMFERFFVCPVCSPTRAEFLTGRYHPRGGVYSTSSGGERLDAQAETLAERFQQAGYATAAFGKWHNGMQHPYHPNARGFDTYYGFCSGHWGNYYSPLLEENGRLVKGDGFLIDDFTDHAIQFIEEHRDQPFLVYLPYNTPHAPMQVPDKFWNRFADRQLTMLHHEPEKQDVPHTRAALAMCENIDWNVGRVLAKLEELKLADNTIVVYFHDNGPNGWRFNDGMKGRKGATDEGGVRSPLLVRWPGRIASGTKIAPIASVTDLLPTLTDLTGIPGKPAQPLDGVSLKPLLLAAPDQAASTAAAWPDRKIFSHWSGRVSVRTQRFRLDHKGLLYDMQADPGQQHDVTATWPAEQAALAKAAAAWKEELLTGLGEQDWPFPIGYGGAKYTQLPARDAETTGGIERSNRHPNCTYFLNWTSVDDRITWDVEATPGRYAVEVLYACPAADVGSVIELRLGDQAVQTQITEAHDPPLHGEENDRVPRPESYVKDFKPLSLGVLELSSGRGQLTLRALKIPGRQAMEMRLLMLTRLLDDQP